Proteins from a genomic interval of Gossypium hirsutum isolate 1008001.06 chromosome A09, Gossypium_hirsutum_v2.1, whole genome shotgun sequence:
- the LOC107890042 gene encoding LOW QUALITY PROTEIN: methyltransferase-like protein 22 (The sequence of the model RefSeq protein was modified relative to this genomic sequence to represent the inferred CDS: inserted 1 base in 1 codon), whose protein sequence is MNGGDSKDDEEEREQVMSEVHLGCPPGISGPHISRFTICLPSEWLFKEEESCTDQEIRFDEDGDLILPRRRQISRRCFTMKIQHNITSSIPSVGLQVWKAELILSDFVLHKMCTSMEFHGIVSLELGAGTGLAGMLLAHAAKTVFLTDHGDQILENCLKNVQLNSGVLNHQKVVYVRELDWTHPWPPKVSSDLATQERFSWSSSELEEVQKASLLLAADVIYSDDLTDALFGILERIMSQGSEKVLYLALEKRYNFSLDXLDVVANGYLNFRSYLKDDSECEGLELGSLPCFMGKCIDVAEIPQYVGGYDRGDDVELWEIRYSKGKL, encoded by the exons ATGAACGGTGGAGATTCAAAGGATGACGAGGAGGAACGGGAACAAGTTATGAGCGAGGTCCATCTGGGATGTCCACCTGGCATCTCCGGTCCTCACATTTCCCGCTTCACCATTTGCCTGCCTTCTG AATGGTTGTTCAAAGAAGAGGAATCTTGTACGGACCAAGAAATTAGGTTCGATGAAGATGGCGACCTGATTTTACCAAGAAGACGCC AGATCTCTCGTCGTTGTTTCACTATGAAAATTCAGCATAATATCACTTCATCCATTCCTAGTGTTGGTTTGCAG GTATGGAAGGCCGAACTAATTTTGTCAGATTTTGTGTTACATAAGATGTGCACTTCAATGGAGTTCCATGGCATTGTCTCTTTAGAGCTTGGTGCTGGAACAG GGCTTGCAGGCATGCTGCTTGCGCATGCTGCTAAGACTGTGTTCTTAACAG ACCATGGTGACCAAATCCTCGAAAACTGTCTTAAGAACGTTCAACTTAATTCTGGAGTCCTTAATCATCAGAAAGTAGTTTATGTGCGTGAACTTGACTGGACTCACCCTTGGCCTCCTAAAGTTAGCTCAGACCTGGCAACTCAAGAAAG GTTTTCATGGAGCTCCTCAGAACTTGAAGAAGTACAGAAAGCTTCTCTGCTTTTAGCTGCTgatgtcatttacagtgatgatCTTACAGATGCGCTATTTGGTATCTTAGAGAGAATAATGTCACAAGGGTCTGAAAAG GTGTTATACTTGGCACTGGAAAAACGCTACAACTTCAGTCTTG ATCTTGATGTTGTAGCAAATGGTTATTTAAATTTCAGAAGTTACTTGAAGGACGACAGTG AATGTGAAGGCCTTGAGCTTGGTTCCTTGCCTTGTTTTATGGGTAAATGTATCGATGTTGCAGAAATTCCACAGTATGTGGGAGGATATGACCGAGGAGACGATGTTGAGCTTTGGGAGATTAGATACAGTAAAGGGAAGCTATGA
- the LOC107889123 gene encoding ras-related protein Rab7-like — MASRRRMLLKVIILGDSGVGKTSLMNQYVNRKFNNQYKATIGADFLTKEIQFEDRLFTLQIWDTAGQERFQSLGVAFYRGADCCVLVYDVNVAKSFDDLNNWREEFLIQATPSDPENFPFVVLGNKVDLDGGNSRVIFEKTAMAWCVSKGNIPHFETSAKEGFNVDAAFECIAKNALKNEPEEEIYLPENIDVVDGGWPQKSTSCEC; from the exons ATGGCTTCTCGTCGGCGTATGCTTCTAAAGGTGATAATTCTTGGTGACAGTGG GGTTGGAAAAACATCTCTAATGAATCA GTATGTTAATCGTaaattcaataatcaatacaaagcCACAATAGGAGCGGATTTTTTGACAAAAGAGATTCAATTTGAAGATAGATTGTTCACATTGCAG ATATGGGATACTGCTGGGCAAGAAAGATTTCAAAGTTTAGGGGTAGCATTCTATCGAGGAGCTGATTGCTGTGTATTAGTGTACGATGTCAATGTCGCCAAATCCTTTGATGATCTTAACAACTGGCGAGAAGAATTCTTGATTCAG GCCACTCCATCTGATCCTGAAAACTTTCCTTTTGTCGTGTTGGGAAATAAGGTTGATCTTGATGGTGGTAATAGTCGagtg ATTTTTGAAAAGACGGCAATGGCATGGTGTGTTTCAAAGGGAAACATACCGCACTTCGAGACATCAGCAAAAGAAGGATTCAATGTTGATGCCGCATTTGAATGTATAGCCAAAAATGCTCTCAAGAATGAACCTGAAGAAGAAAT ATACCTTCCTGAAAATATTGATGTCGTCGACGGTGGTTGGCCTCAGAAATCGACTAGTTGTGAATGTTAG